In a genomic window of Demequina muriae:
- a CDS encoding carbohydrate ABC transporter permease: protein MSSLDELRTMARTARGSGARVKHKAPDNRAAYLFLAPWLLGLIAFTAGPMVASLYLSFTDYNLLQSPIDNPPDWIGLGNYAEMFSDPDFWNSVRVTLTYVLISVPLQLVLALLLALALDKGLRGLSIYRSIFYLPSLLGGSVAIAILWRQVFGKEGLVNGFLAWFGIDGPGWIGHPDYALSTIIVLHIWTFGSPMVIFLAGLRQIPALYYEAAEVDGAGPVRRFYSITLPLLTPIIFFNLVLQIIFAFQNFTQAYVVSGGTGGPADSTMFYTLFLYRVGFLEYDMGLASAMAWFLVIVIAAFTLINFWLSKYWVFYDD from the coding sequence GTGAGCAGTCTTGACGAACTCCGCACCATGGCGCGCACGGCGCGTGGGAGCGGAGCGCGGGTCAAGCACAAGGCCCCGGACAATCGCGCGGCATACCTGTTCCTCGCTCCGTGGCTGCTGGGCCTGATCGCCTTCACCGCGGGACCGATGGTGGCGTCGCTCTATCTGTCGTTCACGGACTACAACCTGCTGCAGTCTCCGATCGACAATCCGCCGGACTGGATCGGACTCGGCAACTACGCAGAGATGTTCAGCGACCCGGACTTCTGGAACTCCGTCAGGGTCACCTTGACGTACGTGCTGATCTCTGTGCCGCTGCAGCTGGTCTTGGCGCTCCTGCTGGCGCTGGCGCTCGACAAGGGTCTGCGCGGGCTCTCGATCTACCGGTCGATCTTCTACCTGCCGAGTCTGCTTGGCGGGTCGGTCGCGATCGCGATCCTGTGGCGTCAGGTGTTCGGCAAGGAGGGGCTCGTCAACGGGTTCCTGGCCTGGTTCGGCATCGACGGGCCCGGGTGGATCGGGCACCCGGACTATGCGCTGAGCACGATCATCGTGCTGCACATCTGGACGTTCGGCTCACCGATGGTGATCTTCCTTGCCGGTCTGCGTCAGATTCCTGCTCTCTACTACGAAGCGGCCGAGGTGGACGGTGCGGGTCCGGTGAGGCGGTTCTACTCCATCACCCTGCCGCTCCTGACGCCGATCATCTTCTTCAACCTGGTGCTGCAGATCATCTTCGCCTTCCAGAATTTCACCCAGGCCTATGTGGTCTCGGGAGGCACCGGCGGCCCGGCTGATTCGACGATGTTCTACACGCTGTTCCTCTATCGCGTCGGCTTCCTCGAGTACGACATGGGCCTCGCCTCCGCGATGGCCTGGTTCCTGGTGATCGTGATCGCGGCGTTCACTCTGATCAACTTCTGGCTCTCGAAGTATTGGGTGTTCTATGACGACTGA
- a CDS encoding ABC transporter substrate-binding protein, protein MTRTPRFPARKGAAATAALATALVLTACSADSDPESSGSTDDNGSTDEAITLEMSWWGDDARAALFDEVITMFEAEHPNISVTQTPVGSPDDLFNRLATDFGTGGETAPDVFALGGAKPQEYGAAGALLDIGTVADIVQADQYPDFSTTSAVVDGTLYGLPTGGNATAAFINEDIFAEAGVDLPDESWTWDDVIEASNAIGSAGLTNEAGEPVYGLDLRVQDIIGTYAAQETELGIYDWEGQLAVEADDIASWYEIELEMLDGGGLPDPSIITAGWALPPDQQLYTLGQAGITFGYSNLVGTYEMGGTTTVLTPPTNTDQTGVALLPSSFWSINAATAHPEEAAMLVDWFLNEPAAAELILDTRGVPFNPDTAEVVAPLLEGPSQVAAEYVQSVLDSGTVAPPQPDGGANMNKYTQDAEAAVLFGDATPQEAAQIWIEQLSGDLN, encoded by the coding sequence ATGACGCGTACACCCCGTTTCCCGGCGCGGAAGGGCGCGGCGGCCACCGCCGCTCTCGCCACCGCGCTCGTCCTCACGGCCTGCTCTGCGGACTCCGACCCGGAGAGCTCCGGCAGCACTGACGACAACGGCTCCACCGACGAGGCGATCACGCTGGAGATGTCCTGGTGGGGCGACGATGCTCGCGCAGCGTTGTTCGATGAAGTGATCACGATGTTCGAGGCGGAGCACCCGAACATCTCGGTGACCCAGACTCCCGTCGGAAGCCCCGACGACCTGTTCAACCGACTCGCGACGGACTTCGGCACCGGCGGCGAGACCGCGCCGGACGTGTTCGCGCTGGGCGGGGCCAAGCCGCAGGAGTATGGCGCGGCTGGCGCACTGCTCGACATCGGCACCGTCGCCGACATCGTGCAGGCAGACCAGTATCCGGACTTCTCCACGACGAGCGCCGTTGTGGACGGCACGCTGTATGGCCTGCCCACCGGCGGCAACGCGACCGCTGCGTTCATCAACGAGGACATCTTCGCCGAGGCCGGCGTGGACCTCCCGGACGAGTCATGGACCTGGGACGACGTGATCGAGGCATCGAACGCCATCGGCAGCGCCGGCCTCACGAACGAGGCCGGCGAGCCCGTGTACGGCCTCGACCTGCGAGTGCAGGACATCATCGGCACCTACGCGGCCCAGGAGACGGAGCTCGGCATCTACGACTGGGAGGGCCAGCTCGCTGTCGAAGCGGATGACATCGCCAGCTGGTACGAGATCGAGCTCGAGATGCTCGACGGCGGCGGACTCCCGGACCCGAGCATCATCACCGCGGGGTGGGCGCTGCCCCCGGACCAGCAGCTGTACACGCTGGGCCAGGCAGGAATCACGTTCGGATACTCGAACCTCGTGGGCACCTATGAGATGGGTGGCACCACGACGGTGCTGACGCCCCCGACGAACACCGACCAGACTGGCGTGGCCCTGCTGCCGTCGTCCTTCTGGTCGATCAACGCAGCGACCGCACACCCGGAAGAGGCGGCCATGCTGGTCGACTGGTTCCTGAACGAGCCCGCCGCTGCTGAGCTCATCCTCGACACTCGCGGCGTGCCCTTCAACCCGGACACAGCCGAGGTCGTGGCACCGCTGCTCGAGGGACCGAGCCAGGTGGCCGCCGAGTATGTGCAGTCCGTGCTCGACTCCGGCACCGTCGCACCGCCTCAGCCTGATGGCGGCGCGAACATGAACAAGTACACCCAGGACGCCGAGGCAGCGGTCCTGTTCGGCGACGCCACTCCGCAGGAGGCGGCGCAGATCTGGATCGAGCAGCTGTCGGGCGACTTGAACTGA
- a CDS encoding MGH1-like glycoside hydrolase domain-containing protein, with amino-acid sequence MNSLDDARSRLHAASAAARAGLSTDHPLSSGLLEAGVRFSSVGGTLEARWDQALRELAQCISPFAGGASVVSEGGVYHGAWIESTGTASTEVLTRFAPEVSEATHRLFATHMRDDGLMPYKVTSDGPGFSQIQIVSPLARAVWNHHRLCGGAPDHLRTMYEAMARMDAWLARHRDTRGTGGVEAFCTFDTGHDLSPRFWGVADRCVDGDATRWDDSDPLLPLVAPDLTANVACQRSYLALIAEELGEDGEPWRERARTSEASLWRECFDEEDEFFYDMEATGTRRRLQSDVLLRVLACEIGDGAMVSRALERYLMNRTKFLAGYGLTSIALDDPRFDRDFSRNSWGGPTNALTMLRTPAAFEHQGRVAELGMLSTPMIEALAAADRFPQCFDPWSGDAGFTEVYSPAILWFLDAIERHCGILPQPDGELWCSALAPTRMGHGTAADAVAYARTHAGVAYELAMDDHVAQLWRDGDLWLTFPRGWRIVLDAAGDLDTVVGLSPAPVSGDLTIGPDVLSLTLAGNDRVAVHGGTRGGRTSIGVITPRS; translated from the coding sequence ATGAACTCGCTTGATGACGCCCGCTCACGACTGCATGCCGCATCGGCCGCCGCGCGCGCAGGTCTCAGCACCGACCACCCGCTCAGCTCAGGGCTGCTCGAGGCTGGCGTGCGCTTTTCCTCCGTGGGCGGCACTCTCGAAGCGCGATGGGACCAGGCACTCCGCGAGCTCGCGCAATGTATCAGCCCGTTCGCCGGAGGTGCGTCAGTCGTCAGCGAAGGGGGCGTGTATCACGGCGCATGGATCGAGAGCACGGGCACGGCGAGCACCGAGGTGCTGACTCGGTTCGCCCCCGAGGTCTCCGAGGCGACCCACCGACTGTTCGCCACCCATATGCGCGACGACGGCCTCATGCCGTACAAGGTCACGTCCGACGGCCCAGGGTTCAGTCAGATCCAGATCGTGTCGCCGCTCGCGCGCGCCGTATGGAACCACCACCGGCTCTGCGGCGGAGCCCCCGACCATCTGCGGACCATGTACGAGGCGATGGCACGGATGGATGCGTGGCTCGCCCGCCACCGCGACACGCGCGGCACCGGCGGCGTCGAGGCCTTCTGCACCTTCGACACCGGCCATGATCTGTCGCCCCGCTTCTGGGGAGTCGCAGATCGGTGCGTTGACGGTGACGCGACGCGCTGGGACGACTCGGACCCCCTGCTCCCGCTCGTGGCGCCCGACCTCACCGCCAACGTCGCGTGCCAGCGGTCCTACCTCGCTCTCATCGCCGAGGAGCTCGGGGAGGACGGGGAGCCCTGGCGCGAGCGCGCCCGGACGAGCGAGGCGAGCCTGTGGCGCGAGTGCTTCGACGAGGAGGACGAGTTCTTCTACGACATGGAGGCGACTGGCACCCGCCGACGGCTGCAGTCGGACGTGCTGCTGCGGGTGCTCGCTTGCGAGATCGGCGACGGCGCCATGGTCTCGCGCGCGCTCGAGCGCTACCTGATGAACCGCACCAAGTTCCTGGCGGGCTACGGCCTCACCTCGATCGCACTGGACGATCCCCGGTTCGACCGCGACTTCTCCCGGAACTCGTGGGGCGGGCCGACGAATGCTCTCACCATGCTTCGCACCCCTGCCGCCTTCGAGCATCAGGGTCGTGTGGCAGAGCTCGGCATGCTGAGCACACCGATGATCGAGGCCCTCGCCGCCGCGGACCGCTTCCCGCAGTGCTTCGACCCGTGGAGCGGCGACGCGGGCTTCACCGAGGTCTACTCACCCGCGATCCTGTGGTTCCTCGATGCGATCGAGCGCCACTGCGGAATCCTCCCCCAGCCCGACGGCGAGCTCTGGTGCAGCGCGCTCGCGCCGACCCGCATGGGCCACGGCACGGCGGCCGATGCGGTCGCGTACGCCCGCACGCATGCGGGGGTCGCGTACGAGTTGGCGATGGACGACCACGTCGCTCAGTTGTGGCGCGACGGCGACCTCTGGCTGACCTTCCCCCGCGGCTGGCGCATCGTCCTCGACGCAGCAGGCGACCTCGACACGGTCGTGGGCCTGTCCCCCGCACCCGTGTCGGGCGACCTCACGATCGGACCGGACGTGCTGTCGCTCACGCTCGCTGGCAATGACCGCGTCGCGGTGCACGGAGGAACGCGCGGGGGCCGCACGAGCATCGGCGTGATCACGCCGCGCTCGTAG
- a CDS encoding LacI family DNA-binding transcriptional regulator — MTRERHATTIAEVARHADVSPATVSRVMNGRFFGDPAVAERVRASAVALAYMPNHTARSLALGQTQAVAFVVPDLSNPAFQAVLTGLSKTAGKEGYRVLVADSAESPSDEPLLATEIRRRCDAIVLCAPRMPHDELVALSESLRPLVLINRAVPEIDTPTLSIDYRSGIRDLAQHVYDLGHRHLVYLEGPPQSASNAHRLRGLDDFAAAVPGVRVDRVRAGVTSDDGFAARTAVRDSGATAALAFNDLVAVGLLNGLIDLGVRVPDDVSVTGFDDIPFARFTAPSLTTASVGHAELGVEAWARMSALLAGDVPGDNVVYAPRVEVRASTGPAIR, encoded by the coding sequence GTGACTCGAGAACGGCATGCGACCACCATCGCCGAGGTCGCCAGGCACGCCGACGTGTCGCCGGCGACGGTGTCCCGCGTGATGAACGGGAGGTTCTTTGGCGACCCGGCCGTGGCCGAGAGGGTGCGCGCCTCTGCCGTGGCGCTCGCCTATATGCCGAACCACACCGCTCGCAGCCTGGCCCTGGGCCAGACGCAGGCCGTGGCGTTCGTCGTCCCCGACCTCTCCAACCCCGCGTTCCAGGCCGTACTGACCGGCCTGAGCAAGACCGCCGGCAAGGAGGGGTACCGCGTCCTGGTCGCCGATTCCGCCGAGTCGCCGAGCGATGAGCCGCTGCTGGCGACGGAGATCAGGCGACGGTGCGACGCGATCGTGCTGTGTGCTCCGCGCATGCCGCACGACGAGCTGGTGGCCCTCAGCGAGTCGTTGCGCCCCTTGGTGCTGATCAACCGTGCCGTCCCCGAGATCGACACCCCGACGCTCTCGATCGACTACCGCAGCGGGATCCGCGACCTCGCCCAGCACGTCTACGACCTGGGCCACCGACACCTGGTCTACCTCGAGGGTCCGCCCCAGAGCGCCTCGAACGCCCACCGACTGCGCGGGCTCGATGACTTCGCTGCGGCGGTGCCCGGCGTCCGGGTCGATCGAGTCCGTGCCGGCGTGACGTCGGACGACGGCTTCGCGGCCAGGACCGCCGTCCGCGACTCGGGCGCCACGGCGGCCCTCGCCTTCAACGACCTGGTTGCGGTGGGACTGCTGAACGGGCTGATCGACCTGGGAGTCCGGGTGCCCGACGACGTGTCGGTCACCGGATTCGACGACATTCCCTTCGCCCGCTTCACTGCCCCATCGCTGACCACCGCTTCAGTCGGGCATGCCGAACTCGGCGTCGAGGCATGGGCCCGGATGAGCGCGCTGCTGGCTGGCGACGTACCCGGCGACAACGTGGTCTACGCACCCCGCGTCGAGGTGCGAGCATCGACCGGACCCGCAATTCGGTAA